The sequence AAGAAAGATAGTAAAGACATAACTATTGCCATTGGTGTTACACGTAAAGGTTTTCATGAGAAGGAAGAATTTGAACGCAGAGAATTCGTTGTGGATAGTACATTATTAGCTATAAAACTATCTAAAAATAAATTGTTCAAAAAAAAACTAAATATAGATTTTGACAAACTACTTAACGACGTAAAAAGGGTTGCAGACGAGTACTTAAAGTATCCTGAACCCTACTTTCCGTAACCCACCACCAACTATTTAGCACAAGTCATGTGCAACAGCCACGTCCTCGCTTGTAGTAAACTAAGCAGGTAAAACCAACAAACCCAGCCAAATAAGCCGGGTTTGTTGGTTTGCAAAGGTTTATAAACTTAAATCACGGGCAAACAGTACAACGGCAATATCAGCAAGATGCTGTACAGCGGTAGCTACAGCGGCAGTAAATCGTTCACCTACGGTTATGATAAGCTGAACCGTTTAATAACGGCCACCTCAACCGGCAATACGCTGGATGAAGGACTGACCTACGACGTGATGGGCAATATCACCAACCTGACCAGGGGCGGGCAAAGCTATTCTTCGCTCACCTACGGATATATGGGTAATCAACTAACCGGCGTAACAGGAAGTAGTTTTACCACAAGAAGCTACGCTTACGATGGCAACGGCAATGCTACCAGTGATGGGGGTAGTAAGAGCATCGACTACAACCTTTTAAATCTGCCAAGGAAAGTACGTAACGGCAGTACTGAACTAGCCAATTATACCTATGATGCCACGGGCAACAAGCTGAGCAATGTCAGCACAAGTGCCGGGATGAATGACGGTACCTGGGAGTATATCGATGGGATTGTTTACCACAATGGGTCTGTTGCTTTTATCTCGACCGAAGAAGGAAGGGCTGTACCCAATGGCGGCGGCAACTACACTTACCAGTACAACTTAAAAGACCATTTGGGGAATGTGCGCTCTACGTTCTATAACAATAGTGGCACAGCTACCGTTTTGCAGGAGGATGAATATTATTCATTCGGGTTAAGGCATGGTTTGTATGATGCATCAACTAATAATCGTTACCTTTATAATGGAAAGGAGTTGCAGACTGACCTGGCTAACCAGTATGATTATGGCGCAAGGTTCTATGATCCTGTGATTGGGAGGTGGACGAGTGTTGATCCGTTGGCGGAGAAGTCGAGGAGGCTTAGTCCATATGTTTATGCAGATAATAATCCGATAAGATTCATCGACCCTGACGGGATGGCGACGGATAGTGTTAACAAAAAGAACACAAAGGAGACATCGTATTGGGGTGTAGGCTCCTATACTATTACCTTTGAAAACGGAATGAAATATCATGGCAAAGGGCCATACGAAAGGGCAAGAGCGTCTGCGAAAAGGATCGGGAAAGCAAATGATACTAAAGTGGCTGAAGATGGGATAGATTGGGAGCCAGCGGCGAGTGATAAACAAGCATTCAAAGACGAAGATGATAGGATGAATACTGATGAGGGTGGACACAAAAGTAATGACAATTATAATAAACGTGCTTCACCAGGTAAGGCGATTAAAGAACAAGAAAAAAGAAGTGCTGACCTTGGAGAGTCAAGCACTTCGTCGACGTCAAATAGTAATTCTTCCCACCAATCGACTGGATTACAGCCAGGAGTGAAAGCAGGAAGCGTAGCGGTGGGTACTGTTACGCTGATTATAGTGATGATTTTATTATCACCTGTCGGGG comes from Mucilaginibacter mali and encodes:
- a CDS encoding RHS repeat domain-containing protein encodes the protein MLYSGSYSGSKSFTYGYDKLNRLITATSTGNTLDEGLTYDVMGNITNLTRGGQSYSSLTYGYMGNQLTGVTGSSFTTRSYAYDGNGNATSDGGSKSIDYNLLNLPRKVRNGSTELANYTYDATGNKLSNVSTSAGMNDGTWEYIDGIVYHNGSVAFISTEEGRAVPNGGGNYTYQYNLKDHLGNVRSTFYNNSGTATVLQEDEYYSFGLRHGLYDASTNNRYLYNGKELQTDLANQYDYGARFYDPVIGRWTSVDPLAEKSRRLSPYVYADNNPIRFIDPDGMATDSVNKKNTKETSYWGVGSYTITFENGMKYHGKGPYERARASAKRIGKANDTKVAEDGIDWEPAASDKQAFKDEDDRMNTDEGGHKSNDNYNKRASPGKAIKEQEKRSADLGESSTSSTSNSNSSHQSTGLQPGVKAGSVAVGTVTLIIVMILLSPVGV